Genomic window (Argopecten irradians isolate NY chromosome 13, Ai_NY, whole genome shotgun sequence):
ACTATATAGTAATGAAAAGATGCACATATCATGATATTAAAAGGTACATTTTTATATACGTTtaaaatcatttgaacaaattgaaAAGTGTTGTATAACTCCAtactaaaatatgtaaatctattatatatatgatatatatgtatcatgaaAATATGAATGCAAAACAATGATCTTGTTTTCATATTGACCAATCTCATGTTTAGTAACATATGTTCAAAGATTTATTGCTGTATTTAAGGACGGTCTCTTTGATTTCTCATTGTAATGTTGGATGAAATACTCAAGACTATACTTCGTCACTGAAACACCATCCTCAGACACGAAGACCTTCATTCCTGGGTACAAACTGTCAACAtctctatcaaatctatatatGCGTAGTGTACTTTCATTTTCCATTGGTAATATGGTCCTGTCAGTCTGCTGACGGCCAGAATTGTCAACAACTGCGGTCTGATGTCTTGTCTCATCATCAACAATAACCTTTCTTACTAATGAATTAGCATATGTTTCTTTTGTAGTGTCATTTAGGTGAAGTATTTCCATATGGTCGTCGGTATTTATATGGGTCCGGAAGTGTTTCTTTAGGCTAGCGTGCTGACTAAACCTCTTTCCACATGTGTCACATTTGTAAggcttctctcctgtatgtgtccttaGGTGACCTTGTAGGTGACCTGTCTGATTGAACCCCTTATCACAgatatcacatttgtaaggtttctctcctgtatgtgtcctgatgtgTCTCTGTAGGTCACCTGCttgactaaaccccttaccacaaatatcacatttgtaaggtttctctcctgtatgtatcctgagGTGTGCCTGTAGATTTCCAGTctgactaaaccccttaccacaaatatgacatttgtaaggtttctctcctgtatgtatcctgagGTGTGCCTGTAGTGCGCCAGTCttactaaaccccttaccacaaaTATCACATTTGTAATGTCTCCCTCCCGTATGTGTCCCGAGATGTTTATGTAGTTGACCTGCCTCACTAAACCCCTTatcacagacatcacatttgtatgtgttgtctCCCGTATGTATCCTGAGGTGTTTCTGTAGTTGACCTGCctcactaaaccccttaccacatacatcacatttgtatgtgttgtctCCTGTATGTATGCTGAGGTGTCTCCATAGTGCATCCCACTTATCAAACTTCTCACCAcatacatcacatttatatGGATTTTCTCCTGTATGGGATCTGAAAAGTTTCGCAAGTGTGCTTCTGTCTCTAAATTGTTTACCACACATATCCCATTGGTTAGGTTTCCCTCCTTTTTGTGGTATCAGGTTTACCTGTAATCTGTCTCGTTCACTAAACAGTCCACCAGATGTATACCACTTGTGAGGCTGGTCTCCTGAATGTATCCCGGTGTGTCTGTTTATATTTCCTTTATCACCGAATCCTTTAACATCCAACTCAAACCTGTGATGTATATCTCTGGTAAACGTAAGCTCATTTGCATTATTTAATTCACGTGTTCCGATACTTTCGTTGTTATGGTTATCCATGTTGTTGTTATAGTAATgctgctgttatttttttcaacgatcccaaaatatttgttttttcaaaACAAGTCCGTTGACTTTTGCTTCTGAAACCAAGAATAAAAATACATGGTAACTATTTTATAGTCATAAAACTACAACGTTTTAATGAATCGCCAAATGTGTATTGATTTAACGTCAgttatcattttttgtttccGGTCATTATTTGTTCGTGCACTCGTTCTACCATGTGAATatctaaaaatataaataaaaagcaacaatgattttgatgaaaaataatgtagatattttaaTCATTGTAAACGTTTTGTAAAGAATGAATATCTGCAGTATAATTTATCAATCATAACACAAATAACCGCACCTGTGTTGGaattgtttatatggaaataatataataacaaaGTAATATTTTGGAATAGTGTAAATCAAACTATGTGAACATATTTTTACATAGTTTTACATAGATGCCTTTGAATCTGGAAAAAAATAGcctgaaatacatgtatcatgatgATTTCATGACCAACCgcttttaattttatatcttgttaatattgtatatatagtgtacatacatataattatgtaacattttGACAGTGCTGTTTTGCATGTCGTTCATTATGTACTGTTATACAAagcatttattatataaattacgTTAATCGTTTCTACATCATTACCAACAAAACATATCACTAAAATTAATTTCTAAGATTAAGAAAACTGTTGCTTCGAAAatttattacatattatttattCGAAAAAATATGCATGACAatgttattgataaataaaaacaattatatgaaataataaactATGGGTAACTATTGGAGTATTTGAACATCAAATAAGCTGACATAGCATTGCTTGGTCACTAAACTAGATCTTTATAAACCCTAAAATTGTCATTGAAAGTTACTTTGCAATTAAAAgattacattgatatacatatatattatatataactcgCGTTACACCAGTTCATAATTGTTAGATATATTTCAATTGATATCTGAGATTTAAATACGAGTGTACGAAATTCTCGAGGTACTTTTATGTACGATTTGTAAAATCCCATGCCCATTCTATATGGAAACACATTAAAAAGTGATCTACTTACATTTctgtatcaaataaaataaatgataagaggAACGTTCCGGTGCTCTAGATAACTTAGTCCTGTTCTCATTGTTTTCTAGATAAAATGTAGGCCTGTGCACACTGTATTTTAAATGTggtaatgacacaatgacacGAGCTATCATATTCTGTATTACAGTTCAGACTAGCCGTGGTCATTGTTTGTTTATCAATCGGTCTGTTGGCTATAGGGGCGGCTGTAGTCGGAGGTTATCCTGGTAAACATTGACACGTATTATGTGACTGACATTTCCTGAGGCTTGATCTTCATAAAATGTACCCAAGGCCACCTTATAGTAGTCTTTTTCTATGACTGTTGTAAATATGtctatatgggacaaggaaatAATTACAACcttgtggacaaaacaaaattgtcaaattttcgaggcgatctgccctttatcaagacatacaaaacgaacacgattacataataggatacgtacagtaatgcgggacaaagtagacaaatattaaactatacagcacaatggagcacaatttacccttcggcaagtggcatgtgtatattaatatatcatGTTAAATCTCTCGAATTTTCGAAAGCGattataaaattgcaatatagATTTCTTCTTCAAACATAAGCGCATGGTGCTTTTTCTGATTTTGAATGCAAATCCGAATTGATATTATTTTCGAATCGTTTGCTAGGCGATaagtgccgtagatcgtgagttcgaggtcCGGATAGGGCAAaattaataatcaataaattgtcatcctttgttaaattgtgtttctttgatatgtatcgttatatacaattataaacaGGTTGCTGTTTTCAGGCTAATAATCTGATCAAGCGAAAAATGAATTCATTATCTTTTATTAGAAATATAATCAAGATGGTagtatcacatacatgtatcccATATTTTCTAGTATTCTAATGCATGCATTGTTTCAAAattggtatttattttttttaacattcttTATGAGAAAAACCGATATTCAATTAAGGTAAAAATCCACATATAACTTTAGGTGATGAGATTTTGGTTAAGGTGAAAAGTCAATTTTTCTGATgactaacttttttttctaattaaggGTTTTGGAAATAAGAATTCATACAAAAGTTAAAAAGTGATAAAACTAATATGACggtgtgcttgattttgagATTAGATTTGATAAGTATGATTGCATcacaaaaatttgcaaaaac
Coding sequences:
- the LOC138306064 gene encoding zinc finger protein 235-like, which encodes MDNHNNESIGTRELNNANELTFTRDIHHRFELDVKGFGDKGNINRHTGIHSGDQPHKWYTSGGLFSERDRLQVNLIPQKGGKPNQWDMCGKQFRDRSTLAKLFRSHTGENPYKCDVCGEKFDKWDALWRHLSIHTGDNTYKCDVCGKGFSEAGQLQKHLRIHTGDNTYKCDVCDKGFSEAGQLHKHLGTHTGGRHYKCDICGKGFSKTGALQAHLRIHTGEKPYKCHICGKGFSQTGNLQAHLRIHTGEKPYKCDICGKGFSQAGDLQRHIRTHTGEKPYKCDICDKGFNQTGHLQGHLRTHTGEKPYKCDTCGKRFSQHASLKKHFRTHINTDDHMEILHLNDTTKETYANSLVRKVIVDDETRHQTAVVDNSGRQQTDRTILPMENESTLRIYRFDRDVDSLYPGMKVFVSEDGVSVTKYSLEYFIQHYNEKSKRPSLNTAINL